In a genomic window of Clavelina lepadiformis chromosome 7, kaClaLepa1.1, whole genome shotgun sequence:
- the LOC143464539 gene encoding inactive phospholipase C-like protein 1 isoform X3 — translation MEPIPESEHDVSDASESPTPARTTPVSSQPPSASQTPNVNGKERRRSIIKEPGTRGSLHKKTVSFSSLPSESCVKNASDCVSLMQAGHQFVKMRSNSRVYNRFYWLNENMSCLHWEPTKKDSGKARIDVTNIREIRPGKTTELFLTSDISTHFPDECSFSIIHWDGKTLDLIANSPDDANIWVTGLRCLMSSQDVEGLRMRSDHRDTWLSSMFDEADINKDGYLDEEESIKLLKSLHDGIRELRIKQKLQEHFLFKENDKSRLSRDEFIEIFKDVATRPEVYFLLARYATKNDQLSLDDLRLFLETEQGVCDVTNDDCVRIIEEFEPSEVTKAIPALGIDGFTKYLMSDNCSVFDPKHLKVCQDMTQPLSHYFIASSHNTYLMEDQVSGPSSVSAYVRALLRCCRCVELDCWDGPNGEPVVSHGHTPTNKIPFKQAIEAIKDSAFRASPYPVILTIENHCSESQQTAMTSYLKSVLGDKMYTEAINSDTHELPSPESLKHKFLIRARKLPLECTGDVGYVSEDDEGKEVNYKVCDPTNSPGTPPVDDPFSMIDQAEQKQPLVRELSDLVTICECVRLRDSFAIHRQTYSCQHTSSLHEKTAARLVETLPEEFVNHNKKYLTRVYPSGLRVDSSNFNPQDYWNCGVQIASLNYQTPGLMMDINDGKFSMNGGCGYVLKPAIMRDPMAYYSSQLRDSIPGVKPKLLHLRVISGQNFPKPRGGGAKGQVIDPYVLIEIFGVPADCAEQRTRTAPNNSGVSPIFDESFEFHLVVSSLGLVRFVVLDDDFIGDEFIGQYTIPFECLRPGYRHLRLRSIFDEPLENATLFVHIAISDAEGPSPGSAASTPNLTSNAAPRIPGKRGSTQKRQRKTRGRKDASSILQIRDVGRPAVDDLFRGATEHIQFAATLRDTWRWSLSYFRETCGVTPLASVKQCIRALGQRSRTDACAPEAVSRQKRKYSTPVEPELTKLDDNRSVAELKRRATSTDVLVTQLRRQPSDTSQSSTESSNTAPAHVSLLRHNNRFMLHLKGQCATNETWRKTALAFDALIADSLALRAKAKACCDALTAIYQKAVKLSADFPVILDNGSAPSKNDDVTSVTNGAPPLKKKSSKKKLSMSLDLERRKRQMSEENFRWNCSVIKGQRDVLMTSYTEVRKLMSDIWETGVEVGLAEQQEEKEVNGVESANENSNNNVKIMASQSNGNGVELTTFKRAVGQFTRPRSKSVPKLIKRSISDDDNFPVTSL, via the exons GAGCCGGGCACAAGGGGTTCCCTGCATAAGAAGACGGTGTCATTCAGCAGTCTGCCCAGCGAATCGTGTGTCAAGAATGCTTCAGATTGTGTCAGTCTCATGCAGGCTGGGCACCAGTTCGTTAAGATGAGGTCAAATTCAAGGGTCTACAATCGATTCTACTGGCTCAATGAGAATATGAG TTGTTTGCATTGGGAGCCGACCAAGAAAGACTCCGGGAAAGCGAGGATTGACGTCACCAACATCCGTGAGATCCGACCTGGGAAGACAACAGAACTCTTCCTCACGTCGGACATTTCAACTCATTTTCCCGATGAGTGCTCCTTCTCCATCATCCATTGGGATGGAAAGACGCTGGACCTCATCGCAAACTCCCCGGATGATGCCAATATCTGGGTCACCG GTCTTAGGTGCTTGATGTCAAGTCAGGATGTGGAAGGTCTTCGGATGCGCTCGGATCACCGGGATACCTGGTTGTCTTCCATGTTTGATGAAGCAGACATCAACAAGGATGGATATCTTGACGAGGAAGAGTCAATCAAACTCCTCAAG AGTCTCCATGATGGAATACGTGAGCTTCGAATCAAACAGAAATTACAGGAACATTTCCTGTTCAAAGAAAACGACAAAAGCAGATTGTCCAGGGAcgaatttattgaaatttttaag GATGTAGCAACCAGACCAGAGGTGTACTTTTTACTGGCCAGATACGCGACCAAGAACGACCAACTGTCCCTTGACGATCTCAGACTTTTTCTTGAAACTGAGCAAG GTGTCTGTGACGTCACGAACGATGACTGCGTCAGAATCATCGAAGAATTCGAACCGTCAGAAGTGACAAAAGCGATACCGGCGCTGGGCATCGATGGTTTCACCAAATATCTCATGTCCGACAACTGCAGCGTGTTCGACCCGAAACACTTAAAG GTTTGCCAAGACATGACGCAACCGCTATCCCATTATTTCATCGCCTCCTCTCATAATACTTACCTCATGGAGGACCAAGTGAGCGGGCCAAGCAGTGTCAGTGCCTACGTGCGAGCCCTTCTGAG ATGTTGTCGCTGTGTAGAACTCGATTGTTGGGATGGTCCAAATGGTGAACCAGTTGTATCACATGGTCACACACCAACTAATAA AATTCCATTCAAGCAAGCGATAGAAGCAATCAAAGACAGCGCATTTCGCGCCTCACCTTACCCGGTCATTCTGACCATTGAAAACCACTGCTCGGAGTCACAGCAAAccgctatgacgtcatatttgaAAAGCGTGCTTGGCGACAAGATGTACACAGAG GCTATCAACAGCGACACGCATGAGTTACCGTCGCCGGAATCACTCAAGCATAAATTCCTGATTCGCGCCAGGAAACTACCGCTAGAGTGCACTGGTGATGTTGGTTATGTAAGCGAAGATGACGAAGGGAAGGAAGTgaattacaaagtttgtgaT CCCACAAACTCTCCGGGAACTCCCCCGGTTGACGACCCGTTCAGCATGATTGACCAAGCGGAACAGAAGCAGCCACTGGTGCGTGAACTCTCCGATCTCGTCACAATATGCGAGTGTGTTCGTCTGCGGGACAGCTTCGCCATTCACAGACAAACATACAG TTGCCAGCACACTAGTTCTCTCCATGAAAAAACTGCTGCCAGATTGGTCGAAACGCTTCCTGAGGAATTCGTAAACCACAACAAGAA GTACCTGACCAGGGTATATCCGAGCGGACTTCGAGTGGATTCGAGTAATTTTAACCCCCAGGATTACTGGAATTGCGGGGTACAGATCGCATCCCTTAATTATCAGACGCCGG GTTTAATGATGGATATCAACGATGGAAAGTTTTCGATGAACGGCGGCTGTGGCTATGTGCTCAAGCCCGCCATCATGCGGGATCCG ATGGCGTATTACAGTTCTCAGCTCCGAGATTCGATCCCTGGCGTCAAACCCAAGCTCTTGCATCTCCGCGTGATCAGTGGACAGAACTTCCCCAAGCCTCGAGGTGGCG GCGCCAAAGGCCAAGTCATCGACCCTTACGtgttaattgaaatattcGGCGTTCCGGCCGACTGCGCAGAGCAGCGAACCAGAACGGCCCCAAATAACAGTGGGGTCTCCCCTATTTTTGATGAATCTTTCGAATTTCATCTTGTCGTATCTTCACTCGGATTGGTGCGCTTCGTGGTGCTTGATGACGATTTTATCGGAGACGAGTTCATCG GTCAGTACACGATCCCGTTCGAGTGCCTTCGACCCGGATATCGTCACCTCCGTCTCCGCTCCATCTTCGACGAACCCCTGGAAAATGCGACCCTGTTCGTCCACATCGCTATTTCTGACGCTGAAGGCCCCTCCCCGGGTTCTGCGGCTTCGACGCCGAATCTGACCTCCAACGCTGCGCCACGTATACCTGGCAAGCGTGGCAGCACTCAGAAGCGCCAGCGTAAAACGCGCGGGCGAAAAGACGCCAGCAGTATTCTTCAGATCCGTGACGTCGGCCGACCCGCCGTGGACGATTTATTTCGTGGCGCCACCGAACATATTCAATTTGCCGCCACACTGCGCGATACCTGGCGCTGGTCGCTTTCTTATTTTCGCGAAACGTGTGGCGTTACTCCTCTGGCGTCAGTCAAACAATGTATCCGTGCTCTTGGACAAAGAAGTAGAACGGATGCGTGCGCTCCGGAAGCTGTTTCGCGCCAAAAGCGAAAATATTCGACCCCAGTTGAACCCGAATTAACTAAACTGGACGATAATCGTAGCGTGGCCGAATTAAAGCGTCGAGCCACTTCAACCGACGTGCTAGTGACGCAGCTCAGACGCCAACCATCAGATACATCACAATCGtcgacagaatcaagcaacacGGCGCCGGCGCATGTttcattattacgtcataataacagGTTTATGCTTCACTTGAAAGGGCAATGCGCGACGAACGAAACTTGGAGAAAAACCGCTCTGGCGTTCGATGCTCTCATCGCCGATTCCCTGGCGCTTCGGGCCAAGGCCAAGGCGTGTTGTGACGCGTTAACTGCCATCTATCAGAAAGCCGTCAAGCTTAGCGCT GATTTTCCGGTTATTCTTGACAACGGAAGTGCGCCTTCCAAGAACGATGACGTCACTTCGGTAACAAACGGTGCTCCCCCTTTGAAGAAGAAATCATCAAAGAAAAAGCTTTCCATGTCGCTGGATCTGGAACGCCGCAAACGCCAAATGTCAGAGGAAAACTTCCGCTGGAATTGCAGTGTCATCAAGGGACAACGTGACgtgcttatgacgtcatatacgGAGGTTAGGAAGTTGATGTCAGATATTTGGGAGACCGGCGTGGAGGTCGGACTTGCCGAGCAGCAGGAAGAAAAAGAAGTCAATGGAGTGGAATCAGCCAATGAGAACTCGAACAACAATGTCAAAATTATGGCGTCACAATCAAACGGCAACGGGGTGGAGTTGACCACCTTCAAGCGGGCAGTGGGTCAGTTTACACGGCCTCGCTCGAAATCTGTCCCAAAACTAATCAAACGTTCCATCTCTGATGATGACAATTTCCCGGTCACTTCACTGTAA
- the LOC143464539 gene encoding inactive phospholipase C-like protein 1 isoform X1, with protein sequence MEIQVERANVVVSSNIAAQDPDYPKKSGSNSDSGRSSTAEEDIEIGLINEVDLCNNLSLKADPSEVTCGGSCHGAGNGLALTEAVSCANNPCLLRKNKPPDLELKPTTPESEDSPPGVEKQPLTRESSTESDNQSPLQFITLRKRVTKSFGANELNSPFVKRASRLEQILEIPDVAAALVRDEGYDMMMRRRSHDNREVNKLLAGRQPTPGGKKLANDQFVFEPGSVDSPDVDLESTTTESDTSSIASSVLSNPTISPDIYKTAISHVGLVRAEARNGDRDVAEALKRISDCSVPTTVFNASLDRESPQLSPFKKGKKLKKSARVDVDEDGETTPTPRTRSFLARLKFTSGGSGRSSSTSSLDGWQSLTRALARVGVLSSASSDTDVNPPLTPILKKRTAPIWDREPPSSPKEPGTRGSLHKKTVSFSSLPSESCVKNASDCVSLMQAGHQFVKMRSNSRVYNRFYWLNENMSCLHWEPTKKDSGKARIDVTNIREIRPGKTTELFLTSDISTHFPDECSFSIIHWDGKTLDLIANSPDDANIWVTGLRCLMSSQDVEGLRMRSDHRDTWLSSMFDEADINKDGYLDEEESIKLLKSLHDGIRELRIKQKLQEHFLFKENDKSRLSRDEFIEIFKDVATRPEVYFLLARYATKNDQLSLDDLRLFLETEQGVCDVTNDDCVRIIEEFEPSEVTKAIPALGIDGFTKYLMSDNCSVFDPKHLKVCQDMTQPLSHYFIASSHNTYLMEDQVSGPSSVSAYVRALLRCCRCVELDCWDGPNGEPVVSHGHTPTNKIPFKQAIEAIKDSAFRASPYPVILTIENHCSESQQTAMTSYLKSVLGDKMYTEAINSDTHELPSPESLKHKFLIRARKLPLECTGDVGYVSEDDEGKEVNYKVCDPTNSPGTPPVDDPFSMIDQAEQKQPLVRELSDLVTICECVRLRDSFAIHRQTYSCQHTSSLHEKTAARLVETLPEEFVNHNKKYLTRVYPSGLRVDSSNFNPQDYWNCGVQIASLNYQTPGLMMDINDGKFSMNGGCGYVLKPAIMRDPMAYYSSQLRDSIPGVKPKLLHLRVISGQNFPKPRGGGAKGQVIDPYVLIEIFGVPADCAEQRTRTAPNNSGVSPIFDESFEFHLVVSSLGLVRFVVLDDDFIGDEFIGQYTIPFECLRPGYRHLRLRSIFDEPLENATLFVHIAISDAEGPSPGSAASTPNLTSNAAPRIPGKRGSTQKRQRKTRGRKDASSILQIRDVGRPAVDDLFRGATEHIQFAATLRDTWRWSLSYFRETCGVTPLASVKQCIRALGQRSRTDACAPEAVSRQKRKYSTPVEPELTKLDDNRSVAELKRRATSTDVLVTQLRRQPSDTSQSSTESSNTAPAHVSLLRHNNRFMLHLKGQCATNETWRKTALAFDALIADSLALRAKAKACCDALTAIYQKAVKLSADFPVILDNGSAPSKNDDVTSVTNGAPPLKKKSSKKKLSMSLDLERRKRQMSEENFRWNCSVIKGQRDVLMTSYTEVRKLMSDIWETGVEVGLAEQQEEKEVNGVESANENSNNNVKIMASQSNGNGVELTTFKRAVGQFTRPRSKSVPKLIKRSISDDDNFPVTSL encoded by the exons ATGGAAATCCAAGTCGAAAGAGCGAACGTCGTGGTAAGCTCGAATATTGCCGCACAAGACCCGGATTATCCGAAGAAGAGCGGCAGCAACAGCGACAGCGGCCGAAGCAGCACCGCAGAAGAAGACATTGAGATCGGGTTAATCAACGAGGTCGATCTTTGCAATAACCTCAGTTTAAAGGCCGACCCCAGCGAAGTAACGTGCGGCGGGTCCTGTCATGGCGCCGGCAACGGGCTTGCCCTCACCGAAGCAGTCAGTTGCGCCAATAACCCGTGTTTGCTTCGTAAAAACAAACCCCCTGACCTTGAGCTAAAACCAACGACCCCGGAAAGTGAAGATTCGCCCCCGGGGGTGGAGAAACAACCCCTAACTCGCGAGAGCTCCACGGAAAGCGACAATCAGTCCCCGTTACAATTTATCACCCTGAGGAAGCGAGTCACCAAATCTTTTGGAGCCAATGAGCTCAACTCCCCGTTCGTGAAAAGAGCGTCACGTCTGGAGCAGATTCTCGAGATCCCGGATGTTGCAGCCGCGCTCGTCCGTGACGAAGGGTACGACATGATGATGAGGAGACGTAGTCATGACAACAGGGAAGTCAACAAGCTGTTGGCCGGCCGCCAGCCCACGCCGGGTGGAAAGAAATTGGCAAACGATCAATTTGTGTTTGAGCCAGGTTCTGTCGATTCCCCCGACGTCGATTTAGAATCCACGACGACCGAAAGTGATACGTCATCTATCGCGTCATCAGTCTTATCCAATCCGACAATTTCTCCCGACATATACAAGACCGCAATTTCTCATGTGGGGCTGGTACGAGCCGAGGCCCGAAACGGCGACAGAGACGTGGCCGAAGCACTGAAGAGAATATCAGACTGCAGCGTCCCAACCACTGTGTTCAACGCTTCTCTGGACAGGGAATCCCCCCAGCTTTCTCCGTTcaaaaaaggcaaaaagttgaaaaaaagcGCCCGTGTTGACGTTGACGAAGACGGAGAGACGACACCGACACCCAGAACCCGTTCCTTCCTGGCGAGGTTAAAGTTCACGTCTGGGGGTTCAGGTCGGAGTTCAAGCACATCTAGCTTGGATGGCTGGCAATCTCTGACCAGAGCGCTGGCGAGGGTCGGAGTTTTATCGTCTGCGTCATCAGATACTGACGTCAACCCGCCACTTACTCCAATCTTGAAAAAGAGAACGGCCCCGATTTGGGACAGAGAACCACCCAGTTCACCCAAG GAGCCGGGCACAAGGGGTTCCCTGCATAAGAAGACGGTGTCATTCAGCAGTCTGCCCAGCGAATCGTGTGTCAAGAATGCTTCAGATTGTGTCAGTCTCATGCAGGCTGGGCACCAGTTCGTTAAGATGAGGTCAAATTCAAGGGTCTACAATCGATTCTACTGGCTCAATGAGAATATGAG TTGTTTGCATTGGGAGCCGACCAAGAAAGACTCCGGGAAAGCGAGGATTGACGTCACCAACATCCGTGAGATCCGACCTGGGAAGACAACAGAACTCTTCCTCACGTCGGACATTTCAACTCATTTTCCCGATGAGTGCTCCTTCTCCATCATCCATTGGGATGGAAAGACGCTGGACCTCATCGCAAACTCCCCGGATGATGCCAATATCTGGGTCACCG GTCTTAGGTGCTTGATGTCAAGTCAGGATGTGGAAGGTCTTCGGATGCGCTCGGATCACCGGGATACCTGGTTGTCTTCCATGTTTGATGAAGCAGACATCAACAAGGATGGATATCTTGACGAGGAAGAGTCAATCAAACTCCTCAAG AGTCTCCATGATGGAATACGTGAGCTTCGAATCAAACAGAAATTACAGGAACATTTCCTGTTCAAAGAAAACGACAAAAGCAGATTGTCCAGGGAcgaatttattgaaatttttaag GATGTAGCAACCAGACCAGAGGTGTACTTTTTACTGGCCAGATACGCGACCAAGAACGACCAACTGTCCCTTGACGATCTCAGACTTTTTCTTGAAACTGAGCAAG GTGTCTGTGACGTCACGAACGATGACTGCGTCAGAATCATCGAAGAATTCGAACCGTCAGAAGTGACAAAAGCGATACCGGCGCTGGGCATCGATGGTTTCACCAAATATCTCATGTCCGACAACTGCAGCGTGTTCGACCCGAAACACTTAAAG GTTTGCCAAGACATGACGCAACCGCTATCCCATTATTTCATCGCCTCCTCTCATAATACTTACCTCATGGAGGACCAAGTGAGCGGGCCAAGCAGTGTCAGTGCCTACGTGCGAGCCCTTCTGAG ATGTTGTCGCTGTGTAGAACTCGATTGTTGGGATGGTCCAAATGGTGAACCAGTTGTATCACATGGTCACACACCAACTAATAA AATTCCATTCAAGCAAGCGATAGAAGCAATCAAAGACAGCGCATTTCGCGCCTCACCTTACCCGGTCATTCTGACCATTGAAAACCACTGCTCGGAGTCACAGCAAAccgctatgacgtcatatttgaAAAGCGTGCTTGGCGACAAGATGTACACAGAG GCTATCAACAGCGACACGCATGAGTTACCGTCGCCGGAATCACTCAAGCATAAATTCCTGATTCGCGCCAGGAAACTACCGCTAGAGTGCACTGGTGATGTTGGTTATGTAAGCGAAGATGACGAAGGGAAGGAAGTgaattacaaagtttgtgaT CCCACAAACTCTCCGGGAACTCCCCCGGTTGACGACCCGTTCAGCATGATTGACCAAGCGGAACAGAAGCAGCCACTGGTGCGTGAACTCTCCGATCTCGTCACAATATGCGAGTGTGTTCGTCTGCGGGACAGCTTCGCCATTCACAGACAAACATACAG TTGCCAGCACACTAGTTCTCTCCATGAAAAAACTGCTGCCAGATTGGTCGAAACGCTTCCTGAGGAATTCGTAAACCACAACAAGAA GTACCTGACCAGGGTATATCCGAGCGGACTTCGAGTGGATTCGAGTAATTTTAACCCCCAGGATTACTGGAATTGCGGGGTACAGATCGCATCCCTTAATTATCAGACGCCGG GTTTAATGATGGATATCAACGATGGAAAGTTTTCGATGAACGGCGGCTGTGGCTATGTGCTCAAGCCCGCCATCATGCGGGATCCG ATGGCGTATTACAGTTCTCAGCTCCGAGATTCGATCCCTGGCGTCAAACCCAAGCTCTTGCATCTCCGCGTGATCAGTGGACAGAACTTCCCCAAGCCTCGAGGTGGCG GCGCCAAAGGCCAAGTCATCGACCCTTACGtgttaattgaaatattcGGCGTTCCGGCCGACTGCGCAGAGCAGCGAACCAGAACGGCCCCAAATAACAGTGGGGTCTCCCCTATTTTTGATGAATCTTTCGAATTTCATCTTGTCGTATCTTCACTCGGATTGGTGCGCTTCGTGGTGCTTGATGACGATTTTATCGGAGACGAGTTCATCG GTCAGTACACGATCCCGTTCGAGTGCCTTCGACCCGGATATCGTCACCTCCGTCTCCGCTCCATCTTCGACGAACCCCTGGAAAATGCGACCCTGTTCGTCCACATCGCTATTTCTGACGCTGAAGGCCCCTCCCCGGGTTCTGCGGCTTCGACGCCGAATCTGACCTCCAACGCTGCGCCACGTATACCTGGCAAGCGTGGCAGCACTCAGAAGCGCCAGCGTAAAACGCGCGGGCGAAAAGACGCCAGCAGTATTCTTCAGATCCGTGACGTCGGCCGACCCGCCGTGGACGATTTATTTCGTGGCGCCACCGAACATATTCAATTTGCCGCCACACTGCGCGATACCTGGCGCTGGTCGCTTTCTTATTTTCGCGAAACGTGTGGCGTTACTCCTCTGGCGTCAGTCAAACAATGTATCCGTGCTCTTGGACAAAGAAGTAGAACGGATGCGTGCGCTCCGGAAGCTGTTTCGCGCCAAAAGCGAAAATATTCGACCCCAGTTGAACCCGAATTAACTAAACTGGACGATAATCGTAGCGTGGCCGAATTAAAGCGTCGAGCCACTTCAACCGACGTGCTAGTGACGCAGCTCAGACGCCAACCATCAGATACATCACAATCGtcgacagaatcaagcaacacGGCGCCGGCGCATGTttcattattacgtcataataacagGTTTATGCTTCACTTGAAAGGGCAATGCGCGACGAACGAAACTTGGAGAAAAACCGCTCTGGCGTTCGATGCTCTCATCGCCGATTCCCTGGCGCTTCGGGCCAAGGCCAAGGCGTGTTGTGACGCGTTAACTGCCATCTATCAGAAAGCCGTCAAGCTTAGCGCT GATTTTCCGGTTATTCTTGACAACGGAAGTGCGCCTTCCAAGAACGATGACGTCACTTCGGTAACAAACGGTGCTCCCCCTTTGAAGAAGAAATCATCAAAGAAAAAGCTTTCCATGTCGCTGGATCTGGAACGCCGCAAACGCCAAATGTCAGAGGAAAACTTCCGCTGGAATTGCAGTGTCATCAAGGGACAACGTGACgtgcttatgacgtcatatacgGAGGTTAGGAAGTTGATGTCAGATATTTGGGAGACCGGCGTGGAGGTCGGACTTGCCGAGCAGCAGGAAGAAAAAGAAGTCAATGGAGTGGAATCAGCCAATGAGAACTCGAACAACAATGTCAAAATTATGGCGTCACAATCAAACGGCAACGGGGTGGAGTTGACCACCTTCAAGCGGGCAGTGGGTCAGTTTACACGGCCTCGCTCGAAATCTGTCCCAAAACTAATCAAACGTTCCATCTCTGATGATGACAATTTCCCGGTCACTTCACTGTAA